In Tenebrio molitor chromosome 8, icTenMoli1.1, whole genome shotgun sequence, a genomic segment contains:
- the LOC138136558 gene encoding dynein regulatory complex subunit 2-like codes for MPPKKKHRHLSPEQRSELKKQKKLERKLRKAEKKKQLKRDHLAREVKYGQLTIQRYEKDWRAMLIKVALPRMRQELEFAWHNFERVVDCKDFTISLLMDELRDAEEQYMHNFRAHSENIDKLMGIYLDRLDELKLDYESEVALMEERCENELQDMKDVSNENLDYLKTMLYKLELDRKEHNRLKKGEYFSRLDEVDVKNQLLLQKLKAALETKYQNMFDEMKRFIKNYRKRIRDRKKEHNMLKEADDAIQELIAHQFKQIKRLYDIIRQLRQKYIDMKQTEGSKLLDLQAERQYFSYSFLTLRIKLENDKKDDFNKLVRLSECCAKAFDYLESLNKKGEMILTMAVVCRKLETKKEKILPFPLTNTLFPDITDLERDSIDDIEGVRPEMELFWQRLGQAFGVHYTLSREKKFLNEENELLIDTHNEYCERLLYPPIRPYTQTVAIPVTDGNFEIKKYSKFRTHRTFAYRQFRQ; via the exons ATGCCTCCGAAAAAGAAGCATCGACATTTGTCCCCGGAACAACGAAGTGAGTTGAAGAAGCAAAAGAAGCTCGAAAGGAAACTAAGAAAAGCAGAGAAGAAGAAACAACTGAAGCGGGACCATCTCGCTCGGGAGGTGAAATATGGACAACTCACCATACAAAGATACGAGAAAGACTGGAGGGCCATGCTTATCAAAGTTGCCCTGCCACGCATGAGACAAGAACTGGAGTTTGCCTGGCACAACTTCGAAAGAGTGGTGGATTGTAAGGATTTTACGATATCCTTGCTGATGGACGAGCTTCGAGACGCAGAGGAGCAATACATGCACAACTTCAGAGCTCATTCTGAAAACATAGACAAGCTGATGGGAATATATTTGGACAGATTGGATGAATTGAAACTGGACTACGAATCAGAA GTGGCATTGATGGAAGAGCGTTGTGAGAATGAGTTGCAAGATATGAAAGATGTGTCGAATGAAAACTTGGACTATCTGAAAACGATGCTGTACAAACTGGAACTCGATAGAAAAGAACACAACAGACTGAAGAAGGGCGAGTATTTTTCGAGATTGGACGAAGTAGATGTGAAGAATCAGCTTCTGCTTCAAAAGTTGAAAGCTGCTCTGGAGACCAAGTACCAAAATATGTTCGACGAAATGAAGCGTTTCATCAAAAACTACAGAAAGCGGATCAGAGACAGAAAGAAGGAACACAATATGTTGAAAGAGGCAGATGACGCCATACAAGAACTGATAGCGCACCAATTCAAGCAAATCAAACGACTCTACGACATCATCCGTCAGCTCAGACAGAAGTACATAGACATGAAGCAAACAGAGGGGAGCAAACTTCTAGATCTGCAAGCCGAGAGGCAATATTTCTCTTACAGCTTCTTAACCCTGAGGATCAAACTGGAAAACGACAAAAAAGACGACTTCAACAAACTCGTCCGGTTGAGCGAGTGTTGCGCCAAAGCCTTCGACTATTTGGAAAGTTTGAACAAGAAAGGTGAGATGATCTTAACAATGGCGGTTGTGTGCAGAAAACTCGAaacgaagaaagagaaaatccTACCGTTCCCTCTCACCAACACTCTGTTTCCCGACATCACCGACTTGGAAAGGGACAGTATCGACGATATCGAAGGAGTCAGACCAGAAATGGAACTGTTTTGGCAGCGGTTGGGACAAGCTTTCGGTGTGCATTACACTCTCTCCAGAGAGAAGAAATTCTTGAATGAAGAAAACGAACTCCTGATCGACACCCACAACGAGTACTGTGAGAGGTTGTTGTATCCACCGATCAGACCGTACACACAAACAGTAGCGATACCTGTAACTGACGGAAATTTCGAAATTAAAAAGTACTCGAAGTTCAGGACGCACAGGACGTTTGCCTATCGCCAATTTCGACAATAA